In Salvelinus sp. IW2-2015 linkage group LG23, ASM291031v2, whole genome shotgun sequence, a genomic segment contains:
- the smtlb gene encoding somatolactin beta isoform X1 — protein sequence MNNNKALHGCVLLLLWPFQGTTGSMAECQDPGSTHCTISLEKLLDRAIQHAELIYLVSEESLTLFEEMFIPFHVRIPLTQTGNTCTTSTLSIPTSRSEVQENSDKWLLHSILFLIKFWIDPLVKLQTSLDRYDNAPMALINKTKWISDKLMNLAQGVTILIQKMLGEGAVMLEENNKSLADYPVNFDMLESVLRDYTLLACFKKDTHKMETFLKLLKCRRKGGLGCSLL from the exons ATGAACAACAACAAAG ctctgcatggctgtgtgttgcTACTACTCTGGCCCTTCCAAGGCACTACGGGGTCTATGGCGGAGTGTCAGGATCCTGGTAGCACTCACTGCACCATCTCCCTGGAGAAACTCCTGGACCGGGCCATCCAACACGCTGAGCTCATCTACCTGGTCTCAGAGGAGTCTCTCACCTTGTTT GAGGAGATGTTTATTCCCTTCCATGTTCGAATTCCGTTGACTCAAACAGGGAACACGTGCACCACCAGCACCTTATCCATCCCCACTTCCAGAAGTGAGGTCCAAGAAAACTCT GACAAGTGGCTTTTGCACTCCATTCTGTTCCTAATCAAGTTCTGGATTGATCCCCTGGTCAAGCTGCAGACTTCGTTGGATCgctatgacaatgcccccatggcACTGATCAACAAAACCAAGTGGATATCAGACAAGCTGATGAACCTGGCGCAAGGAGTGACCATCCTCATCCAAAAG ATGTTGGGTGAGGGTGCTGTGATGCTGGAGGAGAACAACAAGAGCCTGGCAGACTACCCTGTGAATTTTGACATGTTAGAATCGGTGCTCAGGGACTATACCTTACTGGCCTGCTTCAAAAAAGACACCCACAAGATGGAGACCTTCCTCAAGCTGCTCAAGTGCCGGCGGAAAGGTGGCCTGGGCTGCTCTCTTTTATAG
- the smtlb gene encoding somatolactin beta isoform X2: MAECQDPGSTHCTISLEKLLDRAIQHAELIYLVSEESLTLFEEMFIPFHVRIPLTQTGNTCTTSTLSIPTSRSEVQENSDKWLLHSILFLIKFWIDPLVKLQTSLDRYDNAPMALINKTKWISDKLMNLAQGVTILIQKMLGEGAVMLEENNKSLADYPVNFDMLESVLRDYTLLACFKKDTHKMETFLKLLKCRRKGGLGCSLL; encoded by the exons ATGGCGGAGTGTCAGGATCCTGGTAGCACTCACTGCACCATCTCCCTGGAGAAACTCCTGGACCGGGCCATCCAACACGCTGAGCTCATCTACCTGGTCTCAGAGGAGTCTCTCACCTTGTTT GAGGAGATGTTTATTCCCTTCCATGTTCGAATTCCGTTGACTCAAACAGGGAACACGTGCACCACCAGCACCTTATCCATCCCCACTTCCAGAAGTGAGGTCCAAGAAAACTCT GACAAGTGGCTTTTGCACTCCATTCTGTTCCTAATCAAGTTCTGGATTGATCCCCTGGTCAAGCTGCAGACTTCGTTGGATCgctatgacaatgcccccatggcACTGATCAACAAAACCAAGTGGATATCAGACAAGCTGATGAACCTGGCGCAAGGAGTGACCATCCTCATCCAAAAG ATGTTGGGTGAGGGTGCTGTGATGCTGGAGGAGAACAACAAGAGCCTGGCAGACTACCCTGTGAATTTTGACATGTTAGAATCGGTGCTCAGGGACTATACCTTACTGGCCTGCTTCAAAAAAGACACCCACAAGATGGAGACCTTCCTCAAGCTGCTCAAGTGCCGGCGGAAAGGTGGCCTGGGCTGCTCTCTTTTATAG